The DNA sequence GCTGCTCAATTTACAGTTTCCTATCCAGATAACTATCGAGGCAAATTTGATCCAGATAAAATTGAAGTACGTGTAAGAGGCAAAAGCGTACCCCTGCAAGAAGTGAGATGGGACCAAGAAAACCGTGTAGTAGAAATCTTTCCTGCCGAACCTGTACCAGCTAACTCGCGTACTGAAATAGTATTTTCTAATGTTAGAAATCCTACCTTTGGCGGGATGTACTATTTCAATTGCCAGATTCAATCTCCTGGTGATGTACCCCTACTGCGCTATGTA is a window from the Gloeocapsopsis sp. IPPAS B-1203 genome containing:
- a CDS encoding DUF2808 domain-containing protein, whose amino-acid sequence is MVATKVSMRRVISALAVSGCLIAAFPVISTAQSLPGFTIFSGVKRENQLPFRLDFGGQANGWDRYRLRIPGNRLNLAAAQFTVSYPDNYRGKFDPDKIEVRVRGKSVPLQEVRWDQENRVVEIFPAEPVPANSRTEIVFSNVRNPTFGGMYYFNCQIQSPGDVPLLRYVGTWILSIS